In bacterium, the genomic window CTCCTCCAGGAACGTCCGGAAAAACCCGTCAAAGGTGTCGGCCTTGAAAACCTCCGCGTGAGCGACCCTTCCGGCAAGGACGATCCCCGTAACTCCGCGGGTTTTAAGACCGTCAAGGAGTTCCCGCAAGTCGTGGATCCGGAACCAGCCGGTCTCCCATCGGTCGTCCTCCACGATCTGGTCCGCGGCTCCCTCCAGGGCGGCAACGTAGAGGTTCTTTCCGGCCTGGGCGAGAGAACGGGCTACGTAGCCGGGCAGTTCACCGGCCCCGGCGATGATCCCGATCTTCACCGGGGATGGTGTCACCTGGTGAACCCCCTTTGCGAACCATCCATGAAACCGAGAAGATGCCGGACGTGATCGGTGTTTTCCACTTCCTGCCTGACTTTATCGATGGCTTCGTCCATGACCAGTCCCGAGCGGAAAAGGATCCGGTAGGCCTTCTTGAGGGCGGAGATCTCACCCGGGGTGAACTGTTTTCTTTTGAGCCCCTCGAGGTTGAGCCCCACGAGCCGGGCCCTGTCACCCTGTGCCGTGGTGTAAGGGGGGACGTCCATGACAACAATGGAACCGGCCGCGACAAATGCCATGGTGCCGACGCGGCAGAACTGGTGGACTCCCGCGTAACCTGCCAGGAAGGAGTTGTCCTCCATGGTCACGTGACCCGCAATGGTGGCGCCGTTGGCAAGAATGACCCTGTCACCGATAACACAGTCGTGGGCAACGTGGCAGTAGGCCATGATAAGGTTGCCGCTTCCGATCCTGGTGACCATATTGTCACCCTCGGTGCCCTTGTGGATGGTGACGCACTCACGGATCACGTTGTCGTCTCCGATGATCAACTCGCTCTCCTCCCCCCTGTATTTCAGGTCCTGGGGAGGGGCGCCCACGGATGCGAACTGGAATATCCTGTTGTTCTCACCGATGGTGGTCCGGCCGTCCAGGACAACGTGGGGACCGATCCTGGTCCCGGCCCCTATGCGGACCTGGTCGCCGATGACAGCGAAAGGGCCTACCTCGACACCGCTGTCGAGCTGGGCCCCCGGACTCACCGCTGCCCTAGGGTCCACAAGGGTGGCCTGTTTCCGGCCGCCGTTGGTCATCTCAGTGTCCTTCCGCCGTCTTGTCGGCAGCCTCGGCACGGTCCACCAGCATGGCCTTCATCTCCGCCTCGGCCACCAGGGTCCCGTCCACGTAACCTTTCGTCCGGAAGCTGGCGATGGACCCCCGGTTCCGGGTCATCTTCACTTCATGCCTGAGTTGGTCACCCGGCACCACCGGCCGCCGGAACTTGACCTTGTCGATGGACATGAAATACACCACCTTGTCCGCAAGTCCGCTGCTGTCGCCTTCCCCGCTGATGATGCTGTGGAAGGCGAGGATGGCGGCTACCTGGGCCATGGATTCGACGATAAGCACACCGGGCATCACGGGGTGTCCCGGAAAGTGCCCGATAAAGAACTCCTCGTTGATGGTCACGTTCTTGATCCCGACCGCCATGTCGCCCGGAACCAGCTCGAGGATCCTGTCAACGAGCAGGAACGGGTACCGGTGCGGGATGGTCTTCATTATCTGGCTAATATCCATCAGCTGTCCTCCCCCTCTCGACTCCCTCCCTGGAGTTTGTTGACCTCTTTTTCCAGAGCGGCCACCCGCTTCCTCAGGCTTGCGATGTTCCCGAGAGCAGCTGCGGTCCGCCTCCATTCCCGGACATCCACAGCAGGGATGAGTCCTGCCACCTGGGACCCCGCCGGAACATCCTTAACAACGGCAGCCCTCCCGTAGACGAGCGACCCCTCACCTATCGTCAGATGTCCCGCGGCCCCCGACTGCCCCGCCATGGTGACGTTATCCTCGAGAACGGTGCTGCCCGCGATGGCGACCTGGGCCACCAGGATGCAGTTTTTCCCTATCCGGACGTTATGTCCGATCTGTATCAGGTTGTCCAACTTTGAGCCGGCGCCGATCACCGTCTCCCCCATGACCGCCCGGTCGATGGTGCACCCGGCTCCGATCTCAACATCATCCTCTACCCTGACCGTCCCGGCGTGGATGATCTTCCGGTGGCCGGCTTTCTCACTGGCAAAACCGAAACCGTCGCTGCCTATCACGGTCCCGGCGTGAACGATCACCCGTTGGCCCACAACCACCTCTTTCTCGATCACCACGTTGGGGTGAAGAACCGCATCGTCATCGACCAGCGCTCCCGGACCCACGTAGCACCCGGGCATGAGGGTGACCCTGGAGCCGATCCTCGCTCCGTCACACACCACAGCAAAGGGGTGGAGGCTGGGATCGCTGCCGATCCGGGCTCCAGGATGGACGGAGGCAAGTGGGCTGATCCCGGCGGCATCATACGGCTGCGCGTAAAAGCTCTCCATGGCAAGGGCAAATCCGAGGTACGGATCATCGGTGCGGATGAGGTTCAGACCCGGCGCTTCCTGGCTTCTGGAAACGATCACAGCACCGGCCCTCGTCGTTTGGATGGATGCGGCGTACTTCGGGTTCGAAAGGAAAGAAACCTGGTCGGAAGAAGCTGTGTGCAGCGGCGCCACGCCCGCAAGTTCCAGGTGAGGATCACCTATAAGCTCCCCACCTATTCTTTCGGCCAGTTGGCCAAGGGTGATCTTTGCCACTGCTATTGACCGACCTGGTAACGCTCGTTGTAGATCTTGACGACCTGTTCGGTAATATCCATGGCATCCTCGTAGAAGATGACCCCGCTGCCGTTTTTCTCCAGGATGAGGGTGAACTTTTCCGCCTCAGCGATCTCCTGGGCGATCTTGACCAGGCCCTCGAGGATCCGTGTCGACAGGAGCTGGTTCTCGCGCTCTTCTTCATCCTTGGCAGCGGTCACAAACTCGATGAGCTCCGACCTTTTCTGGAGATATTTCTCCTTGAGCTCTGCCTGGGCAGTCTCGCTGAGCACCGGGCTCTTGATCTTTTCCTCCATGAGATCGAGGTCGGCTTTCATCCGGTCGACCTCTTCCTGTTTGGTCGTGTGCTTCTTCTTCAGGCTTTCCTTCGCCGCCTGCCCTTCTGCAGTGGCGTTGAGGGCGCCCTGCAGATCGACGATCCCTATCTTGACCATAGTGGCCGCCTGGACCGACACCGCACCGAAGATCAGGGATGCCGCGGCGAAAAGTATCATCATATTCCTGCGCATGGGTCCGTACCTCCTTGAAAGGTATAACCGAGTTTACGGTTCACAGTTTACGGTTTACAGTGATTCTTCATACTTTTTCAGCGAAAGCTAAAAAAGTGTTCCGATGGAAAACTCCCAGCCCGGCTGGGTCTCATCCGGTTTCGGGTCCAGGTTAAAGCCCCACTCCAGCCGGAGGAGGCCGATGGGCGCGGACCATCTGAACCCGAACCCGGCACCGAACCTGAGGTCGCGGCCTTCGACTTTTTCATCTTCAGCCCAGACGTTCCCGCCGTCGAGGAAAAGCATACCCTTGATGTTGGCGTCCCTGATGAGCGGGTAGGCGGCCTCCAGGTTCATGAGGATGGACTTTGTCCCCCCCACCGGTTCTCCATCTTCCAACGGGCCGACCTTCCGATATTCGAACCCCCTGATCGTGTAAAGACCGCCCAGGAAGAACCGCTCGGTAACCGGGACTTCACTATCGCCGTACGGTTCGATCACTCCCAGTTCCAGGTGGGCGAGGCCGACAAGGTCCCCTGCGATGGGGTTATACATGCTGCCCTCGGCCTGGTAACGTACGAAATCGTTGGTACCGCCCAGGGGGCCGCCGGCAAATTCGGTGGATAAGGACAGTTTGAAACCCTCCCTGGGATCCATAGGGAAATCCCGGGAGTCGTAATTATACCCCAGGTGGACAGAGGACGTTGTGCTTTCACCTTCCTGTTCCAGGATCAGCGCGCTGGCATCCAGAGCGATGTCGTAAACGTCGTAGTCCACGTATTTGTATCGGGCTGACAGGTTTGAAAAATCGTCGAGCCTGTATCCCAGCCTGACGCTTCCTCCCCGGCTGTTCTGGCTGTATTGAGTGTATTCGTTGGTCTTGTCGAAAAGGTCCACTCCGAGGGAGAACACCCCGGAAAAGAGCCGGGGCTCGCTGAAGCTGATGCTGTAGGTGGAGGAATCCCCGCCCGCCTCGATATTCAGGTTCAGTCTCTGCCCTCTCCCCGAGAAGTTCCCGAGGGCCAGCTGAAGCGTTCCCACAAGCCCCGAGACACTTGAGTATGCCGCTCCGGCCGACAGTGAACCTGCCGTCCCCTCTCCGACGGTGACATGGACGTCCGCCAACCCGTCTCCCACGTCGGCCGGCCGGATTTCGACCTTGGAGAAAAAACCAAGCCCGCGGATGAATTTTTTTGAATCGTCCAGCCCTTTCTGGCTGTAAAGGTCCCCCTCGACCAGCCGCATTTCACGCCTGATGACGTAATCCCGTGTTTTCACGTTCCCTGCCACGTGGATCCACCGGATGTGCACCAGGGGCCCCCGGGCAAGGACCAGGTCCAGGTTGACCACACCTGTGGAAGGGTCCCGGTTGAAAAGGGGCTCGATCCTGGCCCATGCGTACCCCTGGTCCCGGAAGCTGTCCTCGTACATCCGCATGTCCTGGAAGATCCCGCTCCGGACAAAGATGTCCCCCGTCTGGATGCTGGGCCGGGACCGGGTGAACTCCGGCGGACCGTCCCAATCCCCGGTGAACTTCGTTTCTCCCAGTTTATACTCCGGGCCTTCCTCCACCCGGATGGCGATATACATCCCTTGCCCCTCCGGGTGAACCCTGACTTCCGGATCATGGACCACGATGTCGAGGAACCCCTTCTCCATATAAAGCAGCTGGATCCTTTTCAGGTCATCGGCCATGCGGAGATCGTCATATCCACCGGCATCCGACATGAAAGAAAGGGGCCCGATCTCCCTGGTCTGCATGACCTTCCGGATCTCGTGGTCCTCCACAAACCGGTTTCCGATGATATCGACCTCATGAATGAGGCTCTTTTCCGATTCCTCGACAAGGTACTTTACGACGGCACCGCCCTCCACCTCCTCGAGGCCGGCTGTCACGACAACCCCGTGATAACCGGAAGCACGATAGACTCCCTTGATCGCCTCGACGTCAGCGGGTATCCCGGCCGGATCGGCAAAGGAAAAGGCCTTGAGCTTCAGGACCTTTTTCAGATCGGCCTCGGAGATCTCCTTGTTGCCCGATATCAGGACCCGCCGGATCATGGGGAACTCTTCAACGCGAACGGTGAGGATCACTCCCTCTTCTCCGGCCTCTTCCTCGATGGACACCCTTGAAAAGGTACCCAGACGATAGAGATCCTTGACGCTTCTGGTGACCAGGGCGTCCTGGAACGGATCACCTGCCGAGAAGGACAGCGTCCCCTTGATGCTCGACGCGTCTACCCTCTGGTTGCCCTCGACCCTGATCTCACGGACAACGGGCACACCCGCGGCCCGGGCTGCAAGGACGTTTCCGACTGACATAATAATGAGCAATGTGGTTATGACCGATCTTGT contains:
- the lpxA gene encoding acyl-ACP--UDP-N-acetylglucosamine O-acyltransferase, whose translation is MTNGGRKQATLVDPRAAVSPGAQLDSGVEVGPFAVIGDQVRIGAGTRIGPHVVLDGRTTIGENNRIFQFASVGAPPQDLKYRGEESELIIGDDNVIRECVTIHKGTEGDNMVTRIGSGNLIMAYCHVAHDCVIGDRVILANGATIAGHVTMEDNSFLAGYAGVHQFCRVGTMAFVAAGSIVVMDVPPYTTAQGDRARLVGLNLEGLKRKQFTPGEISALKKAYRILFRSGLVMDEAIDKVRQEVENTDHVRHLLGFMDGSQRGFTR
- the fabZ gene encoding 3-hydroxyacyl-ACP dehydratase FabZ — translated: MDISQIMKTIPHRYPFLLVDRILELVPGDMAVGIKNVTINEEFFIGHFPGHPVMPGVLIVESMAQVAAILAFHSIISGEGDSSGLADKVVYFMSIDKVKFRRPVVPGDQLRHEVKMTRNRGSIASFRTKGYVDGTLVAEAEMKAMLVDRAEAADKTAEGH
- the lpxD gene encoding UDP-3-O-(3-hydroxymyristoyl)glucosamine N-acyltransferase, with product MAKITLGQLAERIGGELIGDPHLELAGVAPLHTASSDQVSFLSNPKYAASIQTTRAGAVIVSRSQEAPGLNLIRTDDPYLGFALAMESFYAQPYDAAGISPLASVHPGARIGSDPSLHPFAVVCDGARIGSRVTLMPGCYVGPGALVDDDAVLHPNVVIEKEVVVGQRVIVHAGTVIGSDGFGFASEKAGHRKIIHAGTVRVEDDVEIGAGCTIDRAVMGETVIGAGSKLDNLIQIGHNVRIGKNCILVAQVAIAGSTVLEDNVTMAGQSGAAGHLTIGEGSLVYGRAAVVKDVPAGSQVAGLIPAVDVREWRRTAAALGNIASLRKRVAALEKEVNKLQGGSREGEDS
- a CDS encoding OmpH family outer membrane protein — protein: MRRNMMILFAAASLIFGAVSVQAATMVKIGIVDLQGALNATAEGQAAKESLKKKHTTKQEEVDRMKADLDLMEEKIKSPVLSETAQAELKEKYLQKRSELIEFVTAAKDEEERENQLLSTRILEGLVKIAQEIAEAEKFTLILEKNGSGVIFYEDAMDITEQVVKIYNERYQVGQ
- the bamA gene encoding outer membrane protein assembly factor BamA translates to MSVGNVLAARAAGVPVVREIRVEGNQRVDASSIKGTLSFSAGDPFQDALVTRSVKDLYRLGTFSRVSIEEEAGEEGVILTVRVEEFPMIRRVLISGNKEISEADLKKVLKLKAFSFADPAGIPADVEAIKGVYRASGYHGVVVTAGLEEVEGGAVVKYLVEESEKSLIHEVDIIGNRFVEDHEIRKVMQTREIGPLSFMSDAGGYDDLRMADDLKRIQLLYMEKGFLDIVVHDPEVRVHPEGQGMYIAIRVEEGPEYKLGETKFTGDWDGPPEFTRSRPSIQTGDIFVRSGIFQDMRMYEDSFRDQGYAWARIEPLFNRDPSTGVVNLDLVLARGPLVHIRWIHVAGNVKTRDYVIRREMRLVEGDLYSQKGLDDSKKFIRGLGFFSKVEIRPADVGDGLADVHVTVGEGTAGSLSAGAAYSSVSGLVGTLQLALGNFSGRGQRLNLNIEAGGDSSTYSISFSEPRLFSGVFSLGVDLFDKTNEYTQYSQNSRGGSVRLGYRLDDFSNLSARYKYVDYDVYDIALDASALILEQEGESTTSSVHLGYNYDSRDFPMDPREGFKLSLSTEFAGGPLGGTNDFVRYQAEGSMYNPIAGDLVGLAHLELGVIEPYGDSEVPVTERFFLGGLYTIRGFEYRKVGPLEDGEPVGGTKSILMNLEAAYPLIRDANIKGMLFLDGGNVWAEDEKVEGRDLRFGAGFGFRWSAPIGLLRLEWGFNLDPKPDETQPGWEFSIGTLF